Proteins co-encoded in one Montipora capricornis isolate CH-2021 chromosome 12, ASM3666992v2, whole genome shotgun sequence genomic window:
- the LOC138027235 gene encoding adrenocorticotropic hormone receptor-like yields MNFTSNSSSEILPEFRTYRYVKLASAIVLCILSPITAISNALLLTAIYRDPLRCFRTPMTYFIAGLSVADLLTGIFVEPMLVSYYFADFADFRNHSSLDYELVHKIGGIISTITITESFFIVLALSVCQYIAVRYPHQFKVIVSRNRVLTFLAASSVYITFVCLLQFTGIDEMTYLKVHLILHPTLISAILIVVQVMLFSSFNRYLQRGNSLRNSSARTKSSFKRRPSERQFTVMTFYLAAILLASSSMHTVFLYIYLFDNLKTEVKYTNVLIGLRISDLMLFIKVALDIFIYAWRLPSYRKALRCTLFGRKTEARFSVYLKSNGGVSPGQLNGRGGPGTETTTV; encoded by the coding sequence ATGAATTTCACTTCAAACTCGTCATCTGAAATTCTTCCCGAATTTCGAACGTATCGTTACGTAAAACTGGCGTCCGCGATTGTCCTATGCATTTTATCACCGATTACAGCAATTTCCAACGCTCTTTTGTTGACTGCGATTTACAGAGATCCTTTGCGTTGTTTCCGAACACCGATGACGTATTTCATCGCTGGTCTTTCTGTGGCTGACCTTCTAACGGGAATCTTCGTGGAGCCGATGCTTGTGTCGTACTACTTCGCTGATTTTGCAGACTTCAGGAATCACTCGAGTTTGGATTATGAACTGGTCCATAAAATTGGTGGGATAATTTCTACCATAACAATAACAGAGTCATTCTTCATAGTACTTGCGCTTTCAGTTTGTCAGTATATCGCGGTGAGGTATCCGCACCAGTTCAAAGTAATTGTCTCCAGAAATCGCGTATTAACTTTCCTGGCAGCCAGCTCTGTCTATATCACTTTCGTCTGTTTGCTTCAATTCACTGGAATTGATGAGATGACGTACTTAAAAGTACACCTCATCTTACATCCTACGCTTATATCAGCCATCTTGATCGTTGTGCAAGTTATGCTTTTTTCGTCTTTCAATCGTTACCTTCAGCGGGGCAACTCTCTTCGTAATTCATCTGCGCGCACCAAATCATCCTTCAAGAGGAGACCCAGCGAGCGACAGTTTACGGTCATGACTTTTTATTTGGCAGCTATTCTTTTAGCCTCGTCCTCTATGCACACTGTTTTTCTGTACATTTATCTTTTTGACAATCTAAAAACTGAAGTAAAATATACGAACGTCCTCATTGGACTTCGAATCAGTGACCTAATGTTATTCATCAAAGTAGCCTTGGATATATTCATCTACGCTTGGAGACTTCCGTCTTATAGAAAAGCTCTTCGGTGTACGTTGTTTGGGCGCAAAACCGAGGCGCGTTTCTCCGTTTACCTTAAATCAAACGGTGGTGTTTCACCGGGACAACTGAATGGGCGAGGGGGACCTGGTACCGAAACTACAACAGTGTAa